A portion of the Adhaeribacter radiodurans genome contains these proteins:
- a CDS encoding Ig-like domain-containing protein, with protein MKNSTLLKKIFFVSFLFLPLVILSLLPKGAQAQTVLNNSKLRMGNGGENSVNTFGNLQQPFYYNSNRAQWFALTYSNNPLDNAFAIGGVKTDEWNVNGTIVVNPSLENQVINASQYVISAAPNGYGTIVSTGNVTIGSQMLEVRNTYLLPQNSAYIKVTTRLRNVSSSPMENVRTWIGTRDDWIGQTDGPNKQKGNLVNGAFVRNTATTARAKALRISTSEEGVMFYTDSDKGNIIVNPRYGDFRTQIVSMNPTTSSLEITSDGSYGFYVRMNDLPVGASDEFTWYYAAGELEDLNEIINEVAQVSGSVSNITTNSADLAASSSIAATGYWMVVPHGAARPTAAQIKAGANYGQVVVTSKGSGAMLANAETIFKMTSLSAATAYDYYFVTEDATAHFSDISSGTFTTHALPSISQVSDLATCQDVTTPAITYTVGDADTAPAALTITATSSNTDLITNENITFGGTGASRTVSLIQTAGQVGTATITLTVTDADGDQATTTFTVTVNLNDTEPPVVTNVTYYQDEEASSLSEQVRGSNLLWYEAATGGTGSSTVPTPTTSSLGSQEYWVSQTVGGCPSERVKITVTIQPNNVITGTESSKRAYFKQASIVDEQLTISGKDVTEARVYISSGFQANADVLSIGTLPEGITSSFNANTGVLTFTGTASAAQMQEILRSVTFRSTSSNPSDRVIKFAVVNGERTAESTRTLTYYKPATPSIPVLTGGTNGFINDATPTVTGTAEPNVQVTIYNGTDSIASVTAGEDGRWTYTFTSDQSEGEHNLSASATDLLGFTGDKSAALPIVVDTQKPVTPEVPVLTGGNQGNTKDNTPTITGTVEANATVTIYTNGTITATVTANEEGNWTYTYSDALSDADYDITVTATDAAGNISETSPALEIMIDTSAPTTPGTPVLTGGNNGNTNDNTPTISGRAEAGSQVTIYRNGEAVATVTADETGAWTYTFTTALEDGAQEITVVATDAAGNSSAESEILTIRVDTTEPTTPTIPVLAGGNNGNTNDNTPTINGKAEAGSQVTIYRNGEAVATVTADETGAWTYTFTTALEDGAQEITVVATDAAGNSSAKSETLTIRVDTQKPQTPVPPVLAGGNNGNTNDNTPTISGTVEPNSIVTIFTNGTGGETITADADGNWSYTFESGLTDGEYSFTVTATDSAANTSNASAALKITVDTQAPAVPGVPVLAGGNNGNTNDNTPAISGNTEAGAEVTIYLNGESVATVTAGADGAWGYTFPNALPDGAYTIAVDAKDIAGNVSEQSEILAIQVDTVLPTGYAVTFNAERVDVTNVDAITLPVSGAEVGTTLYYTITCNNGGTPVTGSVKVENAEFDLSSLDLKGLNDGTLTVVAYLQDAAGNKGAEVTAQTVKIMRNIVDVRTPSLISVPIRTEYTRIPLPAKVEVTYSTGAKEEISVNWNQGNYNGAVAGQYTLTGELVLSPLSTNLDNKSVQIVVEVLTNKAPTVLAFDAPTFRPEASANEVIGTFSTTDPDDTEFVYSLVSGQGDVHNNLFQIIGNQLFLKSNNGLSGLTQFTIRVRSTDPYNNTIERAFTLTKTQYATAVEELKIVNTFSPDGDGINDNWIVPELKFYNKISIDVFDRSGVHLFHTTDPEKGWDGKDLRGQVLKGAFFYVIKVEDIQLTKKGVVTIL; from the coding sequence ATGAAGAATTCTACTTTATTAAAGAAAATTTTTTTTGTAAGCTTTTTATTTCTGCCGCTTGTCATACTGTCGCTTCTACCAAAAGGGGCACAAGCCCAGACAGTTTTAAATAATAGTAAGCTCCGCATGGGCAATGGGGGAGAGAACTCCGTTAATACTTTCGGAAACTTACAGCAACCCTTTTATTACAATAGTAATCGGGCTCAATGGTTTGCTTTAACATATTCTAATAATCCTCTGGACAATGCCTTCGCTATTGGGGGCGTAAAAACAGATGAATGGAATGTGAATGGTACCATAGTCGTTAATCCCAGCTTAGAAAATCAGGTAATTAATGCTTCTCAGTATGTAATTAGCGCTGCTCCTAATGGATACGGTACCATCGTTTCGACAGGTAATGTGACGATTGGTTCCCAAATGTTAGAGGTAAGAAACACCTACCTTCTGCCGCAAAATAGTGCTTATATAAAAGTAACTACCCGGCTCCGAAATGTGAGTTCAAGTCCCATGGAAAATGTGCGTACCTGGATCGGGACCAGAGATGACTGGATCGGGCAAACCGATGGCCCTAACAAACAAAAAGGAAACCTGGTGAACGGGGCATTCGTGCGAAACACCGCGACTACCGCCCGGGCAAAAGCGCTTAGAATATCGACTTCGGAAGAAGGGGTAATGTTCTATACCGATTCAGATAAGGGAAATATCATTGTAAATCCAAGATATGGCGACTTCCGTACTCAGATTGTTAGTATGAACCCTACCACCAGTTCGCTGGAAATTACCAGTGATGGTTCATATGGATTTTATGTGCGGATGAATGACCTTCCGGTGGGCGCCAGTGACGAGTTTACCTGGTATTATGCCGCCGGAGAACTGGAAGATTTAAATGAGATTATAAATGAAGTAGCGCAGGTAAGCGGAAGTGTTTCTAACATTACAACCAACAGTGCAGATTTAGCAGCATCTTCTAGTATCGCCGCTACTGGTTACTGGATGGTAGTTCCTCACGGTGCGGCCCGTCCTACTGCCGCACAAATAAAAGCGGGTGCTAATTATGGACAAGTAGTAGTGACTAGCAAAGGTTCTGGTGCTATGCTGGCTAATGCAGAAACCATCTTTAAAATGACTAGTCTGAGTGCGGCAACTGCTTATGATTATTATTTCGTGACGGAGGATGCTACTGCGCATTTCTCGGATATTTCTTCCGGCACCTTTACTACCCATGCTTTGCCTTCTATTTCGCAGGTGTCTGATTTGGCTACTTGTCAGGATGTTACTACTCCGGCTATCACTTATACAGTAGGAGATGCCGATACTGCACCCGCTGCTTTAACTATTACTGCCACCTCTTCTAATACAGACCTTATTACTAATGAAAACATTACGTTTGGTGGGACGGGTGCTAGCAGAACCGTTTCCCTTATTCAAACAGCCGGTCAGGTTGGTACTGCTACGATAACCTTAACAGTCACTGACGCGGATGGGGATCAGGCAACGACTACCTTTACCGTTACCGTGAACCTGAATGATACCGAGCCTCCTGTAGTTACCAATGTTACCTATTACCAAGATGAGGAAGCGAGCAGCTTAAGCGAACAAGTAAGAGGTTCAAATTTATTATGGTATGAGGCCGCTACCGGCGGAACCGGATCTTCAACAGTACCTACACCTACTACAAGTTCTCTTGGTTCACAGGAATACTGGGTTAGTCAAACGGTAGGAGGGTGCCCTTCAGAACGGGTTAAAATAACAGTCACTATTCAGCCTAATAATGTAATCACCGGGACAGAATCCAGTAAACGGGCTTATTTTAAGCAAGCTTCTATCGTGGATGAACAACTAACCATTAGCGGAAAGGATGTTACTGAGGCCCGGGTATATATTTCATCCGGTTTCCAGGCGAATGCCGATGTTTTATCAATAGGTACATTGCCGGAGGGCATTACTTCCAGTTTTAATGCTAATACAGGAGTATTAACTTTCACTGGAACAGCTTCGGCCGCTCAGATGCAAGAAATATTACGGAGCGTTACCTTCCGCAGTACTTCCTCTAATCCTTCAGATAGAGTAATAAAATTTGCCGTAGTCAATGGGGAACGGACCGCAGAATCAACTAGAACTTTAACGTACTATAAACCGGCTACACCTTCGATACCGGTATTAACGGGCGGCACCAATGGGTTTATTAATGATGCTACACCTACAGTTACGGGAACAGCAGAGCCAAATGTACAGGTTACCATTTACAATGGCACAGACTCTATTGCGAGTGTTACTGCGGGTGAGGACGGAAGATGGACTTATACCTTTACTTCGGATCAGTCCGAAGGTGAACATAATCTTTCTGCTAGTGCCACTGATTTGCTTGGTTTTACGGGTGATAAGAGTGCCGCTCTTCCTATTGTAGTAGATACGCAAAAACCAGTTACCCCAGAAGTGCCGGTTTTAACCGGAGGTAACCAAGGTAATACCAAGGACAACACTCCGACTATTACCGGTACGGTGGAGGCAAATGCCACGGTCACTATTTACACCAATGGAACAATAACGGCTACAGTTACGGCCAATGAAGAGGGAAATTGGACTTATACCTATTCAGACGCCTTATCTGATGCGGATTATGATATTACCGTTACCGCTACCGATGCGGCCGGCAACATAAGTGAAACTAGCCCGGCATTAGAAATCATGATTGATACTTCGGCGCCTACTACTCCGGGTACTCCTGTATTAACGGGAGGAAACAATGGCAACACGAATGATAACACTCCTACCATTAGTGGTAGAGCGGAGGCAGGTTCCCAGGTGACAATTTACCGGAATGGAGAAGCGGTGGCTACCGTAACGGCCGATGAAACCGGGGCGTGGACTTACACCTTTACTACCGCCTTAGAAGATGGTGCTCAGGAGATTACAGTTGTAGCAACGGATGCGGCGGGCAATAGTAGCGCCGAAAGTGAGATCTTAACTATTCGGGTAGATACTACTGAACCGACTACCCCAACTATTCCGGTGTTAGCAGGAGGAAACAATGGCAATACAAATGATAATACTCCTACCATTAATGGTAAAGCGGAGGCAGGTTCCCAGGTGACAATTTACCGGAATGGAGAAGCGGTGGCTACCGTAACGGCCGATGAAACCGGGGCGTGGACTTACACCTTTACTACCGCCTTAGAAGATGGTGCTCAGGAGATTACAGTTGTAGCAACGGATGCGGCGGGCAATAGTAGCGCCAAAAGTGAGACCTTGACTATTCGGGTAGATACTCAAAAGCCTCAAACACCCGTTCCTCCGGTATTAGCTGGTGGAAACAACGGCAATACGAATGATAATACCCCTACTATCAGTGGAACTGTTGAACCAAACTCTATCGTAACTATTTTTACAAATGGAACCGGAGGAGAAACAATAACAGCTGATGCCGATGGAAACTGGAGTTATACTTTTGAATCAGGCCTTACCGACGGAGAATATAGCTTTACCGTAACCGCCACTGATTCGGCTGCCAACACAAGTAATGCCAGTGCTGCTCTAAAAATTACTGTAGATACGCAAGCACCAGCCGTTCCAGGTGTTCCAGTACTGGCAGGTGGCAATAATGGTAATACGAATGACAATACGCCAGCAATTTCCGGCAATACAGAGGCGGGAGCCGAAGTAACCATTTACTTAAATGGAGAGTCTGTAGCTACCGTAACAGCCGGAGCAGATGGAGCCTGGGGTTATACTTTCCCGAATGCCCTCCCGGATGGGGCTTATACCATTGCCGTGGACGCTAAAGATATTGCTGGAAACGTGAGCGAACAGAGTGAGATATTAGCAATCCAGGTAGATACTGTTCTGCCAACCGGATATGCCGTGACCTTCAATGCCGAAAGAGTAGATGTTACCAATGTGGATGCTATAACCTTACCGGTAAGTGGTGCCGAAGTAGGAACTACTCTTTACTACACGATTACCTGTAATAATGGTGGTACCCCTGTAACGGGATCAGTTAAGGTAGAAAATGCGGAATTTGATCTTTCTTCCCTGGATCTAAAAGGTTTAAATGATGGTACCCTGACCGTAGTCGCTTACCTGCAGGATGCAGCGGGTAATAAAGGGGCAGAAGTAACTGCTCAGACGGTAAAAATCATGCGTAACATTGTAGATGTACGAACCCCTTCCCTTATCAGTGTGCCTATTCGAACGGAATATACCCGCATTCCATTACCGGCGAAAGTGGAAGTTACTTATTCTACCGGGGCCAAAGAGGAAATTTCAGTAAACTGGAATCAGGGGAATTACAATGGAGCCGTAGCTGGTCAATATACCCTCACCGGAGAACTGGTACTCTCTCCTTTATCGACTAACCTGGATAATAAGTCCGTGCAGATCGTAGTAGAAGTACTAACGAACAAGGCACCAACTGTATTAGCCTTTGATGCTCCTACCTTCCGGCCGGAAGCTTCTGCGAATGAGGTAATCGGAACCTTCTCCACCACTGACCCGGATGATACCGAATTTGTTTACTCGTTAGTTAGTGGCCAGGGAGATGTGCATAATAACTTGTTCCAAATTATAGGAAACCAGCTATTCCTTAAATCTAACAATGGCTTATCGGGCCTGACCCAATTCACTATTCGAGTAAGAAGCACGGATCCTTATAACAATACCATCGAGCGGGCCTTCACTTTAACAAAAACGCAATATGCTACGGCCGTTGAAGAATTAAAAATTGTGAATACTTTCTCGCCTGATGGAGATGGAATAAACGATAACTGGATCGTACCAGAGCTTAAATTCTATAATAAAATATCAATCGATGTTTTTGACCGGTCGGGAGTACACTTATTCCATACTACTGATCCGGAAAAGGGTTGGGATGGTAAAGACTTGCGGGGCCAGGTATTAAAAGGTGCTTTCTTCTACGTGATAAAAGTCGAAGATATTCAATTGACGAAAAAAGGAGTAGTAACGATTCTTTAA
- a CDS encoding toxic anion resistance protein → MEETDITIAENKELIQQKALAISKAIDPTKPESLNNFGVDTQRKLGNYSNELLTKVKVKDSGDAGEAINELLAQINMIKVDETEKPGIFSRLPFVKKIADKSKRIASQYNTISENVDDVVLKLEKTRQSVLKDSTSLEVMFKQAVEYIYEVRAVIAAGTIKIEEIENEIIPKLQAEVENSNQDEIAVQRLSDMIGFKERLEKKVHDFRLSHTIATQSMPQIRMIQTTNDVLAQKIQNSIVTVIPVWRQQVAIALGLEKQRKALEIQKKVTDTTNEMLLKNAQLLKTNVVTAAQENERGIVDVETLKKVNRDMVETLDAVIKISEEGARKRTEAVKELAAVQEELNRKIVGTFGKSKQIEVE, encoded by the coding sequence ATGGAAGAAACTGATATTACTATCGCCGAAAATAAAGAACTGATTCAGCAAAAAGCGCTGGCCATTTCAAAAGCCATTGATCCTACCAAACCCGAAAGTCTGAATAATTTTGGAGTGGATACGCAACGTAAGCTCGGAAATTATTCTAACGAACTACTTACTAAAGTTAAGGTAAAAGATTCGGGCGATGCCGGAGAGGCCATTAACGAGCTTTTGGCACAAATTAATATGATTAAGGTAGACGAGACCGAAAAACCCGGAATATTTTCGCGGCTGCCTTTTGTTAAAAAAATTGCCGATAAGTCTAAAAGAATTGCCAGCCAATATAATACCATCTCCGAAAATGTAGACGATGTAGTGTTAAAACTGGAAAAAACGCGGCAAAGTGTGTTAAAAGATTCTACCAGCCTGGAAGTAATGTTTAAACAAGCAGTAGAATATATTTATGAGGTGCGGGCAGTAATTGCGGCGGGCACCATAAAAATTGAGGAAATTGAAAACGAGATTATCCCGAAGCTGCAAGCCGAAGTAGAAAACAGCAACCAGGATGAAATTGCCGTGCAGCGCCTCAGCGATATGATTGGCTTTAAAGAACGGCTGGAAAAGAAAGTACACGATTTCCGGCTTTCCCATACCATTGCTACCCAGTCTATGCCGCAAATCCGGATGATTCAGACCACCAACGATGTGTTGGCGCAGAAAATCCAAAATTCTATTGTAACCGTTATTCCGGTATGGCGGCAGCAGGTAGCCATCGCGTTGGGCTTAGAAAAACAACGGAAAGCCCTGGAGATTCAGAAAAAAGTAACCGATACTACCAACGAAATGCTGTTAAAAAATGCGCAGCTTTTAAAAACCAACGTAGTAACAGCCGCTCAGGAAAATGAACGCGGCATTGTGGACGTGGAAACTCTGAAAAAAGTAAATCGCGACATGGTAGAAACCCTCGATGCCGTTATTAAAATATCCGAAGAAGGTGCCCGTAAACGTACCGAAGCCGTGAAAGAATTAGCGGCGGTACAGGAAGAATTGAACCGTAAAATTGTGGGTACTTTTGGTAAATCAAAACAAATTGAAGTAGAATAA
- a CDS encoding MFS transporter: MENPSGTTRKTRVRYAMLALVFVNVMINYLDRSNLSVAAGELSKDLNLSTVEMGLIFSAFGWTYAILQIPGGLLADKINPRLLYGLCLITWSLATISQGFARGFVSLFGLRLATGAFEAPSYPINNRIVTSWFPNHERASAIALYVSGQFIGLAFFTPVLVTIQYYFGWKGLFVTTGLVGLVWGVIWYFFYRDPLEHPRVNQEELDYIQKGGGLIEGKKVATDQPSIWKWENLKQVIASRNLWGVYIGQFSMNAMLWFFLTWFPTYLVQYRGLNFIKTGYLASIPFLAACAGLLLSGFVSDYLVQKGKSVGMARKVPIIIGLIVSASIVGANYSTDTAAIIFFMALAFFGAGMALISWVFVSILSPKHLIGLTGGVFNFMGNLASIVVPIVIGFLVKGGDFKPALVFIGALGLIGACSYIFLVGKIDSVTVPVGPKEQELLSASK; the protein is encoded by the coding sequence ATGGAAAACCCAAGTGGCACTACCCGAAAAACCCGAGTTCGTTACGCCATGCTGGCGCTCGTGTTTGTAAACGTAATGATTAATTATTTAGATAGAAGTAATCTCTCGGTTGCTGCTGGTGAACTTAGTAAAGATTTAAATTTATCAACGGTGGAAATGGGTTTGATTTTCTCAGCTTTTGGCTGGACTTACGCCATTCTGCAAATTCCGGGTGGGTTATTGGCCGATAAAATAAATCCGCGGTTGTTGTATGGTTTATGTTTGATTACCTGGTCGCTGGCTACTATAAGTCAGGGTTTTGCAAGGGGCTTTGTAAGCTTATTTGGTTTACGGTTAGCTACCGGTGCCTTTGAGGCGCCTTCTTACCCGATTAATAACCGTATTGTTACCAGTTGGTTTCCTAACCACGAGCGAGCTTCGGCCATAGCACTTTATGTTTCCGGACAATTTATTGGTTTGGCGTTTTTCACCCCGGTTTTAGTAACCATTCAGTATTATTTTGGCTGGAAAGGTTTATTCGTGACTACTGGTTTGGTTGGTTTAGTTTGGGGCGTAATCTGGTACTTTTTCTACCGCGACCCTCTGGAGCATCCGCGCGTAAATCAGGAAGAGTTAGATTATATTCAAAAGGGTGGCGGATTGATCGAAGGAAAAAAAGTTGCTACGGACCAGCCTTCTATCTGGAAGTGGGAAAACTTAAAACAAGTAATTGCCAGCCGTAATTTATGGGGGGTTTACATCGGGCAGTTCTCCATGAATGCCATGTTATGGTTTTTTCTGACTTGGTTTCCTACCTACCTGGTGCAATACCGGGGATTAAATTTTATAAAAACGGGTTATCTGGCTTCTATTCCGTTCTTGGCCGCTTGTGCGGGTTTGCTTTTATCGGGCTTTGTTTCCGATTACTTAGTACAGAAAGGTAAATCGGTGGGTATGGCACGTAAGGTTCCAATTATAATTGGTTTAATTGTATCGGCTAGCATTGTTGGTGCCAACTACAGTACTGATACGGCTGCTATTATTTTCTTTATGGCGCTGGCTTTTTTTGGGGCAGGTATGGCTTTAATTTCCTGGGTTTTCGTTTCAATTTTGTCGCCCAAGCATTTGATTGGCTTAACGGGTGGCGTATTCAATTTTATGGGTAACCTAGCCTCCATTGTAGTTCCAATCGTTATAGGTTTTCTGGTAAAAGGGGGTGATTTTAAACCCGCTTTGGTTTTTATCGGTGCTTTAGGATTAATTGGAGCTTGCTCTTATATATTCCTGGTGGGTAAAATAGATTCGGTAACTGTTCCGGTGGGACCTAAAGAACAGGAGCTACTTTCGGCATCAAAGTAA
- a CDS encoding SDR family NAD(P)-dependent oxidoreductase → MSKEILPGVKQFDLSGKAAIITGGSKGLGLAMAAGLASAGANVMLVNRNAEEGAIAAEELSQDFGVKAISFSADIANQEQTEAMAAAAMEAFGRIDILINSAGINIRGAIDEVTPADFNKVMEVNVNGTWLCCRAVTPYMKKNGRGSIINLASTLGLVGLSNRTPYASSKGAVVQMTRALALELAPFNINVNAICPGPFLTEMNIPIADTEEGKKFVVGATALGRWAEMREIQGAAIFLASEAGSYMVGSMLTVDGGWTAR, encoded by the coding sequence ATGAGTAAAGAAATACTTCCCGGAGTGAAGCAATTTGATTTAAGTGGTAAAGCTGCCATTATTACCGGTGGTTCTAAAGGTTTAGGTTTAGCGATGGCTGCCGGTTTAGCCTCGGCCGGGGCTAATGTAATGCTGGTTAACCGGAATGCCGAAGAAGGTGCCATAGCAGCCGAAGAATTAAGCCAGGATTTTGGAGTTAAAGCAATATCTTTTAGTGCCGATATTGCCAATCAGGAACAAACCGAGGCAATGGCCGCCGCTGCTATGGAAGCTTTTGGTCGCATTGATATCTTAATTAATAGTGCTGGCATTAACATTCGGGGAGCTATTGACGAAGTCACTCCGGCGGATTTTAACAAAGTAATGGAGGTAAATGTAAACGGTACCTGGTTGTGTTGCCGGGCTGTAACGCCCTACATGAAAAAAAATGGTCGGGGTAGTATTATTAACTTAGCCAGCACCCTGGGTTTAGTAGGTTTATCCAATCGCACGCCTTATGCCTCCAGCAAGGGGGCAGTAGTGCAGATGACCCGGGCCTTAGCCTTAGAACTAGCGCCTTTTAACATTAACGTAAACGCCATTTGTCCTGGACCTTTTCTCACCGAAATGAATATACCCATTGCCGATACCGAAGAAGGTAAAAAGTTTGTGGTAGGGGCAACCGCCTTAGGGCGTTGGGCCGAGATGCGGGAAATACAAGGAGCTGCTATTTTCTTGGCAAGTGAGGCCGGTAGTTATATGGTAGGTTCTATGCTCACCGTAGATGGTGGCTGGACAGCCCGTTAA
- a CDS encoding vWA domain-containing protein has translation MIYRQASLSRNIVQFCRFLRQQGFNVSTEEETTTLRSLQFIDYNNKEIFSRALKAVLCRSRSQLEQFDALFTEYWKELGKALDSKVKTRTNPTIKPGTNEASFKALKFWLNGNKESEIESTASYSIHQNLSNRDFSNVPALELPEMIRTLKALSKRLAAQTNKRYQQSEKISQPDLRRTLRKNMRFGGELLQIAFKKPKHNRLKLVVLCDLSKSMELYAAFLLQFIYSFSQVYSRIETFAFSTSLHSISNVLKQNDFSSALQALSAQNFNFNGGTKIGESLHAFVVDFAARLLNKRTIVIILSDGWDTGDTSLIGQSLEIIHTKAKKVIWLNPLAGYAGYRPDVAGMKEALPFIDVLAPVHNLESLRKLSKWL, from the coding sequence TTGATTTACCGCCAGGCATCCCTCTCCCGGAATATCGTACAGTTCTGCCGCTTCTTACGGCAACAAGGGTTTAATGTAAGTACAGAAGAAGAAACAACTACCCTCCGGAGCTTGCAATTTATCGATTACAATAATAAAGAAATATTCAGCCGGGCGCTTAAAGCGGTTCTTTGCCGGAGCCGGAGCCAATTAGAGCAATTTGATGCATTATTTACTGAATATTGGAAAGAATTAGGTAAAGCCCTGGATTCCAAAGTAAAAACCAGAACTAATCCCACCATTAAACCAGGAACAAACGAAGCCTCCTTTAAAGCATTAAAATTCTGGTTAAACGGAAACAAAGAGTCTGAGATTGAAAGTACCGCTTCGTATAGTATTCACCAGAATTTATCGAACCGAGATTTTTCGAATGTTCCCGCCCTTGAATTACCCGAAATGATACGAACTCTCAAGGCTTTGTCTAAGCGCTTGGCTGCCCAGACGAATAAACGGTATCAACAGTCGGAAAAAATAAGCCAACCCGATTTGCGGAGAACCTTACGAAAAAACATGCGATTTGGCGGGGAATTACTTCAAATTGCTTTTAAAAAGCCTAAGCATAACCGATTGAAGCTGGTGGTTTTATGTGATTTAAGTAAATCCATGGAACTGTATGCTGCATTTTTATTACAATTTATTTATTCCTTCAGTCAGGTTTATAGCCGAATTGAAACCTTTGCCTTTAGTACTTCCCTGCATTCCATTTCAAATGTTTTAAAACAAAATGATTTTTCCAGTGCGTTGCAGGCTCTGAGTGCCCAAAATTTTAACTTTAATGGAGGTACTAAAATAGGAGAAAGCCTACATGCTTTTGTGGTGGATTTTGCTGCCCGTTTGTTAAATAAACGCACCATTGTAATAATACTAAGTGATGGTTGGGATACCGGTGATACTTCTTTAATTGGCCAAAGCTTGGAAATTATACATACCAAAGCTAAAAAAGTAATCTGGTTAAACCCGTTAGCCGGTTATGCTGGTTACCGGCCCGACGTTGCCGGCATGAAAGAAGCCTTACCTTTTATTGATGTATTAGCCCCGGTCCATAACCTGGAAAGCTTAAGAAAATTAAGTAAATGGCTGTAA
- a CDS encoding AAA family ATPase: protein MDNPQSKHPIKLNDIGALLQSQGYITDPSVAMSVFLSLQLNKPLLIEGPAGVGKTEIAKVMARVLQTDLIRLQCYEGLDATHALYEWNYQRQLLHLKMVEQEKLSVDEKEKTIFSNNFLMKRPLLQAITHNRQPVLLIDEVDRSDEEFESFLLEVLSDWQITIPEIGTISATHIPQVILTSNRTRELSEALRRRCLYLYIDYPDFEKEWQIVREKVPGIDTRLAEQICYFMAQLRQLKLEKTPGIAETLDWAMALCALHIDHLEKTIVEQTLGVVLKDWHDTRQVQISLSELLDKTGVYSKLDNL from the coding sequence TTGGATAATCCTCAGTCAAAACATCCTATTAAACTAAATGATATTGGCGCACTTTTGCAGAGCCAGGGATATATTACCGACCCATCGGTAGCCATGTCGGTATTTCTTTCGTTGCAACTAAATAAACCATTATTAATTGAAGGGCCGGCGGGAGTTGGGAAAACCGAAATTGCCAAAGTAATGGCTAGGGTATTGCAAACCGACCTCATTCGGTTACAATGCTATGAGGGATTAGATGCCACACATGCCTTGTACGAATGGAATTACCAACGGCAATTGTTGCACCTGAAAATGGTAGAGCAGGAAAAATTATCGGTTGATGAAAAGGAAAAAACTATTTTTAGTAATAATTTTTTAATGAAAAGGCCTTTACTTCAGGCTATTACGCATAACCGCCAGCCAGTACTGTTGATTGATGAAGTTGACCGTTCGGATGAAGAATTCGAAAGTTTTTTACTGGAAGTATTAAGCGATTGGCAAATTACTATTCCGGAAATTGGTACAATTTCCGCCACCCATATTCCGCAGGTAATTTTAACCAGTAACCGTACCCGCGAACTATCCGAAGCGTTGCGCCGCCGGTGTTTATATTTGTATATTGATTATCCTGATTTTGAAAAAGAATGGCAGATTGTCCGGGAAAAAGTACCCGGTATTGACACCAGATTAGCCGAACAAATTTGCTATTTTATGGCCCAACTCCGGCAATTAAAACTGGAAAAAACTCCCGGGATTGCCGAAACCCTGGATTGGGCGATGGCTTTATGCGCCCTACATATCGACCACCTGGAAAAAACAATAGTAGAACAAACTTTAGGCGTGGTATTAAAAGATTGGCACGATACCCGGCAAGTACAAATAAGTTTGAGTGAGTTATTAGATAAAACCGGTGTGTATTCCAAATTAGATAATCTTTGA